The proteins below are encoded in one region of Aquisphaera giovannonii:
- a CDS encoding LacI family DNA-binding transcriptional regulator, translating into MSARPTLSHVAELCGVSAATVSRVLNKKKAFSVSPAVRQRIEEAAERLGYVPDLAARNLNRGTTRIIGLFASPATQIAEGIYEPLIEGILEVLHASDYDVFFDLSSSRKRTVPFWRFDGALLLQCPRAEVAEELDRRRVPYVCANEKLGSSSVQVLADDRQGTRRAVEHLAQLGHRRIAYANARATHLAHYSISERHESLVDASRECRIELAGDHDVPFADGADFLRRAVIEAAATAVIAYDHQIAVTLVGAAAALGLEIPEDFSLVCFNDIFPVSLLPTPLTAVSVPAREMGRISASQLLNGLASPTKGAASREIRVPEELVTRRSTAPPTRGAARASRRATSRPGPRPDRRRRD; encoded by the coding sequence TTGTCCGCGCGTCCCACCCTCTCACACGTCGCCGAGCTCTGCGGCGTCAGCGCCGCGACGGTGAGCCGCGTCCTCAACAAGAAGAAGGCCTTCTCGGTCAGCCCGGCGGTCCGCCAGAGGATCGAGGAGGCGGCCGAGCGGCTGGGCTACGTGCCGGACCTCGCGGCGCGGAACCTGAACCGGGGGACGACGCGGATCATCGGCCTCTTCGCCTCGCCGGCGACCCAGATCGCCGAGGGGATCTACGAGCCGCTCATCGAGGGCATCCTCGAGGTGCTGCACGCCAGCGACTACGACGTCTTCTTCGACCTCAGCTCCAGCCGCAAGCGCACCGTCCCGTTCTGGCGGTTCGACGGGGCGCTGCTGCTCCAGTGCCCGCGGGCGGAGGTCGCCGAGGAGCTCGACCGCCGCCGCGTGCCCTACGTCTGCGCCAACGAGAAGCTCGGATCGTCCTCGGTCCAGGTCCTGGCCGACGACCGCCAGGGCACCCGCCGGGCCGTGGAGCATCTGGCCCAGCTCGGCCATCGCCGGATCGCCTACGCCAACGCGAGGGCGACGCACCTGGCCCACTACTCGATCTCGGAGCGGCACGAGTCGCTCGTCGACGCCTCGCGGGAGTGCCGGATCGAGCTCGCCGGCGACCACGACGTCCCCTTCGCCGACGGCGCGGACTTCCTCCGCCGGGCCGTGATCGAGGCGGCGGCGACCGCCGTGATCGCCTACGACCACCAGATCGCGGTGACGCTCGTCGGCGCCGCCGCGGCCCTCGGCCTGGAGATCCCCGAGGATTTCAGCCTGGTCTGCTTCAACGACATCTTCCCCGTCTCCCTGCTGCCCACGCCGCTGACGGCGGTGAGCGTGCCGGCGCGGGAGATGGGCCGCATCAGCGCCTCCCAGCTCCTCAACGGGCTGGCCTCCCCCACCAAGGGGGCGGCCTCGCGGGAGATCCGCGTGCCCGAGGAGCTCGTCACGCGACGGTCCACGGCCCCGCCGACGCGGGGCGCGGCCCGGGCCTCGCGCCGGGCGACGTCCCGGCCCGGGCCTCGACCCGACCGCCGTCGCCGCGACTGA
- a CDS encoding LysR family transcriptional regulator: MEFQQLRMFLKVAEQGSFTKAARDCGVSQPAISQQVGKLEATLGRPLFERQGRQVTLTEAGELLRRRALQIISLVDDTARLLRDDGETGRVVVSAIPTIAPYLMPGLLEAFHEDHPRARVEVNEEVTEVILRRCSQGEIDVGVLAMPASGGYLRFETLFEEEMLLVTPADHPLAGRDRVELDDLRDQPFVLLDEAHCLSDDIRSFCRRRQFQPVSTGRVSQLATVQELVAQGFGISLVPAMAVPVDPGPRLRFRPLDGDRPSRTITACWNPDRYQSRLMLRFLETLKRGRGGAS, from the coding sequence ATGGAATTCCAGCAGCTCCGGATGTTCCTCAAGGTGGCGGAGCAGGGGAGCTTCACGAAGGCGGCGCGGGATTGCGGCGTGAGCCAGCCGGCCATCAGCCAGCAGGTGGGCAAGCTGGAAGCGACCCTCGGCCGGCCCCTCTTCGAGCGGCAGGGGAGGCAGGTGACGCTGACGGAGGCGGGGGAGCTGCTCCGTCGCAGGGCCCTCCAGATCATCTCGCTGGTGGACGACACGGCCCGACTCCTCCGCGACGACGGGGAGACCGGCCGGGTGGTCGTCTCGGCGATCCCGACGATTGCCCCATACCTGATGCCGGGGCTGCTCGAGGCCTTCCACGAGGACCACCCCAGGGCGCGCGTGGAGGTGAACGAGGAGGTGACCGAGGTCATCCTCCGGCGTTGCTCCCAGGGGGAGATCGACGTGGGCGTCCTGGCGATGCCGGCCTCGGGCGGGTACCTCCGCTTCGAGACCCTCTTCGAGGAGGAAATGTTGCTGGTCACCCCCGCCGACCATCCCCTCGCGGGCCGCGACCGGGTGGAGCTGGACGACCTCCGCGACCAGCCGTTCGTCCTCCTCGACGAGGCCCATTGCCTGTCCGATGACATCCGGAGCTTCTGCCGGCGCCGCCAGTTCCAGCCGGTGAGCACCGGCCGCGTCAGCCAGCTCGCGACGGTGCAGGAGCTGGTGGCGCAGGGATTCGGGATCTCCCTCGTGCCCGCGATGGCCGTCCCCGTCGATCCGGGCCCGAGGCTGCGCTTCCGGCCGCTCGACGGCGACCGGCCCTCGCGGACGATCACCGCCTGCTGGAACCCGGACCGCTACCAGTCCCGCCTGATGCTCCGCTTCCTGGAGACGTTGAAGCGAGGACGCGGCGGGGCATCGTGA
- a CDS encoding Gfo/Idh/MocA family protein: MKSDDAASARGGAGGLSRRRAIQAGSAAAFAIVPRHVLGGAGYVAPNEKITLACVGFGTQAIREIGGILASPDVQVVSVCDVEKDGAHYLEWGKGQLRGEIRKLIGNPRWREGDDRVPGGRDVGREVVEGYYAKQRGKDAFKGCSTYADFRELLDREKDVTAVKVMTPDHTHAAISLAALKRGLNVIVHKPLANRVLEARAVIEAARQNRIATHFMPASEGAYQRRALEMIRDGAIGTLREIHNWSMRPMWPQFDAVPADRPPVPEGFDWTLWLGPSRDRPYHPAYTHTTFRGWYEFGAGSIADMGHYSLWPIFQALELDAPESVESTPSHVSTSVDGICRRIKNDYSFPAACTVRMRFAAKGDRGPIDLHWYDGGIKPPVPDELMAEDRELAEEGMLFVGDRGKVLGGFRAEDPRLIPEPRMRAYLNEKGRPDDAGRGRGGRQGGDAAARNAAWIDAFKGGPASYGDFTLAGPISDAMNLAAISLRLGGRRVHWDPKAARITNIAEANRYLSRDYRPGWEL, encoded by the coding sequence ATGAAATCAGATGATGCGGCATCGGCGCGTGGAGGGGCGGGCGGGCTGTCGAGGAGGCGGGCGATCCAGGCCGGGAGTGCGGCGGCGTTCGCGATCGTGCCGAGGCACGTGCTCGGGGGGGCCGGATACGTCGCGCCCAATGAGAAGATCACTCTGGCCTGCGTCGGGTTCGGCACGCAGGCGATCCGCGAGATCGGCGGCATCCTCGCCAGCCCGGACGTGCAGGTCGTGTCGGTCTGCGACGTGGAGAAGGACGGGGCGCACTACCTGGAGTGGGGCAAGGGCCAGCTCCGCGGCGAGATCCGCAAGCTGATCGGCAACCCGAGGTGGCGGGAGGGGGACGACCGCGTGCCGGGGGGCCGGGACGTCGGCAGGGAGGTCGTGGAGGGCTACTACGCGAAGCAGCGCGGGAAGGACGCCTTCAAGGGCTGCTCGACCTACGCCGATTTCCGCGAGCTGCTCGACCGGGAGAAGGACGTCACGGCCGTCAAGGTGATGACGCCCGACCACACCCACGCGGCCATCTCGCTCGCGGCCCTGAAGAGGGGGCTGAACGTCATCGTCCACAAGCCGCTTGCCAACCGCGTCCTCGAGGCGAGGGCCGTGATCGAGGCGGCTCGTCAAAACCGGATCGCCACGCATTTCATGCCGGCCAGCGAGGGCGCCTACCAGAGGCGGGCGCTCGAGATGATCCGGGACGGGGCGATTGGGACGCTCCGCGAGATCCACAACTGGTCGATGCGGCCGATGTGGCCCCAGTTCGACGCGGTGCCCGCCGACCGGCCCCCCGTCCCGGAGGGCTTCGACTGGACGCTCTGGCTGGGGCCGTCGCGCGACCGCCCCTACCATCCGGCCTACACGCACACGACCTTCCGCGGCTGGTACGAGTTCGGCGCGGGCTCGATCGCGGACATGGGGCATTACAGCCTCTGGCCGATCTTCCAGGCCCTCGAGTTGGATGCGCCCGAATCCGTCGAATCGACGCCCAGCCATGTCAGCACGTCCGTCGATGGCATCTGCCGGCGCATCAAGAATGACTATTCCTTCCCGGCCGCCTGCACCGTCCGGATGCGGTTCGCCGCGAAGGGCGACCGAGGACCGATCGACCTCCACTGGTATGACGGCGGCATCAAGCCCCCCGTGCCCGACGAGCTGATGGCCGAGGACCGGGAGCTCGCCGAGGAGGGCATGCTCTTCGTCGGGGATCGCGGCAAGGTCCTCGGCGGCTTCCGGGCCGAGGACCCGCGACTCATCCCCGAGCCCCGGATGCGCGCGTACCTGAACGAGAAGGGACGTCCCGACGACGCCGGCCGCGGGCGCGGCGGACGCCAGGGCGGAGACGCCGCCGCGCGGAATGCGGCGTGGATCGACGCGTTCAAGGGGGGGCCGGCCAGCTACGGGGATTTCACCCTGGCCGGGCCCATCAGCGACGCCATGAACCTGGCGGCGATCTCGCTGCGACTGGGCGGCCGGAGGGTGCATTGGGACCCGAAGGCGGCGAGGATCACCAACATCGCAGAAGCGAACCGATACCTCTCGCGTGACTATCGACCCGGCTGGGAGCTCTGA
- a CDS encoding FIST signal transduction protein produces the protein MRCISALSTARTMNAAFHQILEKLEGDRGDGPADLCVIFSSMHHADEVGRMAALLIEQGRALHVLGCTAESVAGESREVEGAPALAVLALDAPGISIEPIRLDGPDPSPTSFASLVGDDPSGRALILLADPFSFRTDEFLRAVNEELRGLRVVGGMASGSQVPRGNQLILDDQAYLDGAVAMLLGGPIGLRTLVSQGCRPVGHTMIVTGAENNVIRELGRRPALEALRAMFQELPPDDRRRIQDGLHIGRVINEFQGEFGRGDFLVRNVMGADDSGAIQINDVVRVGKTIQFHVRDAETADDDLRLALLRVRDDPSRTSRPAGALLFSCNGRGTRLFDGPDHDVRTIRDVFPDLPVAGFFAMGEIGPVGGQNFVHGYTASILLFECPA, from the coding sequence ATGAGATGCATTTCCGCACTCTCCACCGCGCGGACGATGAACGCCGCGTTCCACCAGATCCTCGAGAAGCTCGAAGGGGACCGGGGCGACGGGCCGGCCGACCTCTGCGTGATCTTCTCCTCCATGCATCACGCGGACGAGGTGGGCCGGATGGCCGCCCTCCTGATCGAGCAGGGTCGGGCGCTGCACGTCCTGGGCTGCACCGCGGAATCGGTCGCGGGCGAGTCGCGCGAGGTCGAAGGGGCCCCGGCCCTCGCCGTGCTGGCCCTCGACGCACCGGGGATCTCGATCGAGCCGATCCGGCTCGACGGGCCCGACCCTTCACCAACCTCTTTCGCGTCCCTGGTCGGCGACGATCCGTCCGGGCGGGCGCTGATCCTGCTGGCCGATCCGTTCTCGTTCCGGACCGATGAGTTCCTCCGGGCCGTCAACGAGGAGCTCCGCGGACTGCGGGTCGTCGGGGGGATGGCCAGCGGCAGCCAGGTCCCCCGGGGGAACCAGCTCATCCTCGACGATCAGGCCTACCTCGATGGCGCGGTGGCCATGCTGCTGGGCGGCCCGATCGGCCTGCGGACGCTCGTCAGCCAGGGCTGCCGGCCCGTCGGCCACACGATGATCGTGACCGGCGCGGAGAACAATGTCATCCGGGAGCTGGGCCGCCGCCCGGCGCTGGAGGCCCTGCGGGCGATGTTCCAGGAGCTCCCGCCGGACGACCGTCGGCGGATCCAGGACGGCCTGCACATCGGCAGGGTGATCAACGAGTTCCAGGGCGAGTTCGGCCGCGGCGACTTCCTCGTCCGCAACGTGATGGGGGCCGACGATTCGGGGGCCATCCAGATCAACGACGTCGTGCGGGTCGGGAAGACCATCCAGTTCCACGTCCGTGACGCCGAGACGGCCGACGACGACCTGCGACTCGCCCTACTGCGGGTCCGCGACGATCCGTCGCGGACGTCCAGGCCGGCGGGTGCCCTGCTCTTCTCCTGCAATGGCCGCGGCACCCGCCTGTTCGACGGGCCGGATCACGACGTCAGGACGATCAGGGACGTCTTCCCGGACCTCCCCGTCGCCGGCTTCTTCGCCATGGGGGAGATCGGTCCCGTCGGCGGGCAGAACTTCGTCCACGGGTACACCGCGAGCATCCTGCTGTTCGAGTGCCCGGCCTGA
- a CDS encoding sugar phosphate isomerase/epimerase family protein: MKAAAGAASLLAWRSMPALANPLGLPIGCQVYPLKSMLGDLSAFAKTMAGIGVTRLELCSPIGYGRDFASLKDGKEVRKVLADQGIESVSSHFSMSELRKGQARSIDWAKEVGITQMVTATLADGNGGDSPTLDQVKHAADEYNAIAEKAAAAGMQQGLHNEGFEVAMVDGRRVYDLLLELLDPKLVKFQFQMSTITNGLVAADYFLKYPGRFNSMHLQDIDMNAPPPAAKKAGRPAQRPQVALGEGTIDWAKTFAAAKTGGVTSYYVEQTWDLTRKSVAYLRTLPA; the protein is encoded by the coding sequence ATGAAAGCGGCGGCGGGCGCGGCGAGCCTCCTGGCCTGGCGGAGCATGCCGGCGCTGGCGAATCCGCTGGGCCTGCCGATCGGCTGCCAGGTCTACCCGCTGAAGTCGATGCTCGGCGACCTCTCCGCCTTCGCGAAGACGATGGCCGGGATCGGCGTGACGCGGCTCGAGCTCTGCTCGCCGATCGGCTACGGCCGCGATTTCGCGTCCCTCAAGGACGGCAAGGAAGTCCGGAAGGTCCTCGCGGACCAGGGCATCGAGTCCGTCAGCTCGCACTTCAGCATGTCCGAGCTCCGCAAGGGCCAGGCGAGGAGCATCGACTGGGCGAAGGAGGTCGGCATCACGCAGATGGTGACCGCCACTCTCGCCGACGGCAACGGCGGCGATTCGCCGACTCTCGACCAGGTGAAGCATGCGGCCGACGAATACAACGCGATCGCCGAGAAGGCGGCGGCGGCCGGCATGCAGCAGGGGCTCCACAACGAGGGGTTCGAGGTCGCCATGGTGGACGGCCGGCGGGTTTACGACCTGCTGCTGGAACTCCTCGACCCGAAGCTCGTGAAGTTCCAGTTCCAGATGTCCACGATCACAAACGGGCTGGTCGCGGCCGACTACTTCCTCAAGTATCCCGGGCGGTTCAACTCGATGCACCTTCAGGACATCGACATGAACGCCCCTCCGCCGGCCGCGAAGAAGGCGGGCCGGCCCGCGCAACGGCCCCAGGTGGCCCTCGGCGAGGGGACCATCGACTGGGCGAAGACCTTCGCCGCCGCGAAAACCGGCGGGGTCACCAGCTATTACGTCGAGCAGACGTGGGACCTCACCCGGAAGAGCGTGGCCTATCTCAGGACGCTCCCGGCCTGA
- a CDS encoding carboxymuconolactone decarboxylase family protein, producing the protein MRSLDELKAVLTDDTKDLRLNIGNVLDNGDLKPEERWAVALASAYFLRAGELAEALIAAGSAHLTPGALADAKAAASIMGMNTVYYRFRHMVGKESYSQRQAGLRMARMARPATTKGLFELASMGCAVIAGCETCIKAHEQSLLAEGYGEDRVHQAVRIAAVVQGFAIAVAAEGVPASA; encoded by the coding sequence ATGCGATCCCTCGACGAGCTCAAGGCGGTCCTGACCGACGACACCAAGGACCTGCGCCTGAACATCGGCAACGTGCTGGACAACGGCGACCTGAAGCCCGAGGAGCGGTGGGCCGTGGCGCTCGCCTCGGCGTACTTCCTCCGGGCCGGCGAGCTGGCGGAGGCCCTGATCGCGGCCGGGTCCGCGCACCTGACGCCCGGGGCGCTCGCCGACGCCAAGGCCGCCGCCTCGATCATGGGGATGAACACGGTCTACTACCGGTTCCGCCACATGGTCGGCAAGGAGAGCTACTCCCAGCGCCAGGCCGGCCTGCGGATGGCCCGCATGGCCCGCCCCGCGACCACCAAGGGCCTCTTCGAGCTGGCCTCGATGGGCTGCGCGGTGATCGCGGGCTGCGAGACGTGCATCAAGGCCCACGAGCAGAGTCTCCTCGCCGAGGGCTATGGCGAGGACCGCGTCCACCAGGCCGTCCGGATCGCCGCCGTCGTCCAGGGCTTCGCGATCGCCGTCGCCGCGGAGGGCGTGCCAGCCTCGGCCTGA
- a CDS encoding peroxiredoxin, with product MLSVGEKFPEFTAKASLGIGPEALLTISSEQFQGKWVVYFFYPKDFTFVCPTELVAFNERLEDFKDRDVEIIGGSTDNEFSHLAWCRSHDDLKKLGYPLIAAQKLAPALGICDPVEGYANRATFLVDPNGVVQWAAVYNGNVGRSVDEVIRVIDAVQSDELCPCNWKKGEATIQA from the coding sequence ATGTTGAGCGTCGGCGAGAAGTTCCCGGAGTTCACGGCCAAGGCGAGCCTCGGCATCGGGCCGGAGGCCCTGCTCACGATCAGCAGCGAGCAGTTCCAGGGCAAGTGGGTGGTCTACTTCTTCTACCCCAAGGACTTCACGTTCGTCTGCCCGACGGAGCTGGTGGCGTTCAATGAACGCCTCGAGGACTTCAAGGACCGGGACGTCGAGATCATCGGCGGCAGCACCGACAACGAGTTCTCGCACCTGGCCTGGTGCAGGAGCCACGACGACCTGAAGAAGCTCGGATACCCGCTGATCGCCGCCCAGAAGCTGGCGCCGGCCCTCGGGATCTGCGACCCGGTCGAGGGCTACGCCAACCGCGCGACCTTCCTCGTGGATCCGAACGGCGTGGTCCAGTGGGCCGCCGTGTACAACGGCAACGTGGGCCGGAGCGTGGACGAGGTGATCCGGGTGATCGACGCCGTCCAGTCCGACGAGCTCTGCCCGTGCAACTGGAAGAAGGGCGAGGCGACCATCCAGGCCTGA